The Megalops cyprinoides isolate fMegCyp1 chromosome 25, fMegCyp1.pri, whole genome shotgun sequence nucleotide sequence aataattaccATAAGGACAAGCAGGAAGTGCACGTGTAGCAGGTGGTTAGGCCAACGGATGGGGTTTCTGCCTAGGGTGTTAAAGGCGGACCGTTTCAGGCCAGTGGGAGGCGCTGTGGAGCACATCTCTGCAACACTGCTTTTCTTTCACGAAGTGACAAAGGCACAGCTATTTCAAGCAGACCCAATGAGATCCTTGGACTACCAGAACCGGAGACAGATTGGTAATTACCGGAGAGAATGTCAATTAGAACACGTAcggtctctttttttccccacccccGTTGCCCTAAATCAGTCTTCCCACAGCTGTTGTCTAAGAGCAATACAACAAAAGACTTCACAAGAACCCAGACTATTTAGCCGTGAAGAAACAAggtcatgctttttttcccccccagacGGACTTACTGCATTCTAACTATTTGTACAGAAGAGGGGTAGATAAAGTCTAGTAAAATACTATGCGGGACAAGCCAGGGTGTGGAGCTGGCCCCCAGTATATATCATGAGgtttgtaacaaaaacaaacaaaaaaaaaaaattgttgaaattttttttttcctcattcctaccaagaaaaaaattacaaaacattatAAGGCTGTAAGTAActatgttttgtttcagaagcCGATACAGTGCACGTTCCTCAAGGCCAGACGCGGGTTTCACTGCTGTTTGCACTCCGCTGGTGGATTTGCGTCCTTCTgtgagaggaaagggagggagggagggagggagggacgagagagagagggagagaaagagtccTTATTGCCACGGTCTCTGTACcagctgacagcacacacaTTGTCTGCCCAACAATGTCCTCTTTATACTTCTGGCCTTTTCCCAATAGTAGAAATTAAACCTTTTCTCTGAGGTACACCATCACATGCTCACTCAAAAGGCTGTGCTCTGACATTTCCATTCATCTTTACCTGACGACCACCATGTAAACTTGCATCTGCGGAAACAATCATGCTTCCTGCAAAATGGTGAGTCGAAAGGTATGTTGCGAGCAAACCCtggaaaaataaagtgtttAGCTGGACGTACCAAAGCACACACTCAGGGAATGGAGCAAGGCAGAACTGCAAACGCTCGgcacgtccaaccaaacacttttcctaGGCTTTACTATCACGGAGTGATCCTGGGCAGATTCCCGTGACCTACTTCCTACCACCTCAGCTAAAAAGGCTCTGACAGTTACAGAGCCAGCGGTCTCAGGCAATTTCCTACGAAGGGGAGGTGTCTGAGCCGTTGTAACAGACTTTCGCCACCAGAGACTTTTGAGCagcaatgtacaaaaaaaaaaaaaaaacaaaaaaaaaaaaacccccaaaacaaagaccaccacactccacactccacacatccgaactgcacacacacacacacacacacacaaaaaggggTATTTTATTATGGCATGGGGTGGCAGTACAacaggagggaaggggaggggcaggggtcACATGTGGTTATTCTGGAAggcaatgaaacaaacacagaaaaaaaacaccttgtaaCAAAATTTGCACAACTACTGACTTTTTCCAATATCAGTATTAttgatatattattttaaaaatcattttttttgtacGAGATGTCGTCAGTGGAAGTTGAAACGTGGTGCCGAGTGTCTGAATGTGACAGGCAGGAAATGAAAGATTCCTTCCAGGATACCCACGGAGGATGCGGGGCACATCTcgaccccgcccccctccgtTAGGAAACGGagacacaaactgaaaatgacgTCCAGGGGCACCCACTGACTCAGTTTCACTTTGCATCGTCAATAGATACACACCAAAATATGGTTACAGTTTTCCTGAGCTTAACAACGATTTGGAGTAGAGGGTAAAGATCAGAGTCATTTACTAACTGTGCTAGCTTCAACATACAGAAGAAATACAAAAAGGCAGGTGCCAAGCACACGTTAGTTAAAAgctatgttatttaaaaattaagcaaGGAAGGGATGAGGATGACTTGGGAGGGAACTAAAAAAACATGGAAGCATTAGGCTGAGGATTCACAGGCTGTACCTACCAGGATAGGGTTATTTCTATTGACACCATTTACACCTAGTGAGGAGAAATTTAAAGAGTAGCTGATAAAGTGGCAAGTGACTGAAGATGAGagcattaataaataaaaaaaaaagcatttaagcagAAGACAGAATTCAGAGAGGCTCaaatacagtaaacacaaaGCAGGGAATTAAGTATGTATTAATAAAACCCAAGACTAGACTGCcagaaaaatatgcaatatACAAACAGTATTAATGCATATGGAACTGAAGTTTAGTTCCACACCCTCCAGAAATGTAGTTTTCCAATAGGATTTAGAGGATCTACAACTAATTTGCATGCATACCTTCTTGCAAATTTAGCAAATCAAAAGGACATGCAAATTAAGCATGTTTTCAAAGCATTCCActgcgggaaaaaaaaaaaatcccccagcCCCATATGTCTACAAAGCTGagccaaaataaatgtgtgacattaCTTGAATAATGTATCAAACATTTCTTCACACAAGCTGCTAAGTCAGCATGACTTTGTGAGCTTTAAGAAAAACCCAGAAAAACCCTGTCCTCATTACCATAGCCCCTGTTCTCACAAACCAGGACAGAAGTGCAGCAAGCAGCATGGGGGCATTCTAATACATGTGAGAGTGCATGTTATGCCGAGGCTGAACACTAGCTCTGATGCCGCGGTGTACATTTCTGAGCGATAAAATGCCCCTGTTCAGAACTAATCAAGCAAATCTGAAGTAGCTTACAAATTTATACCCTCCCCATaatgtgtaagaaaaaaagaaaaaaaagaaaaaaaaagaaaatggtgttAATGACATGCATTTAGACAGTATGTATTCTGTATGTTGAAATTTCTTGACTGAAAGTGTGCTAAAGTAGGGCTATGGCTGTCGTTTTTCCTGATCTGGAGGGCGATCTCCCACCTTAGGTTCATAGTCTGGGTCGTTCTCCTCATCGGCTTCCTCTTCGCCCTCctaaaaacacagagggaaaaggaaCTTAACTGCATGAATGGTTTCCTTTCAAATGAGAGAGCTCCAGTGCTTTTACTGGTTATCAGCCGCGGTAAAGCTCACCGATGAAGGCCCTTACCTCGTCATcagcctcctccccctcttcatCGTACTGAAATAGAAGATGAGTGACGTTATTGCTATGGTTACCACAAGGGCTATCCGCCTCAAAGACAAAACATGTCACACCGCCTCGAGGGGAGCTGGTTTGAGGTCACTCACGTCATCGTCGTCGTCTTCGATGGCCTCGCCTGTGAAGTACAATACTGCCCTGGGCACGATGCGCTCACGGAGGAAGTGGCCGATCTCGAAGTCAGCGGCAAGGACAGCCTCAGAGTCCTCGTCCTGCAATGTCCAAAACACAGTCGTCATGGCTACGGCAATGAACATCCCAATCATGGCAAACGCACCTTCACCTCCACAAACAACACATAGGTAGTGTACGGTCCAAGAACAGGGAGGTTAGCATCAGCTCATGTTTGGAGGCTTCACAGTAAAGGGCTCACCggacacacaaaaccacatgcATAGTGACAGTGAGGATTTCAGTGTGAAGACTGAGACAGTAAAAGATTTTACTTACCAACTCTCCACTTTCAGGgactgagggagaaaaaaaaacaacatgcaaataaTTAGCCTTTAATTTTGAACACTGAGAATCTATCAGCACAAATACACTAAAGGAAGTGAAAGCTCCACCATGTGGAGGGGTTTGGTAATTTTTGTATTcctattttttttgcatttgaacaaAGGAGCTTATTAAATGCATGCTTTTGCAGACAGCTAATCATCCCACATGCTGCGCATGCCAGATTTTTAAGTCACAGCTACATTTACTTGAGActactgcattttaaacagaatatttGGTTAAAGTTTGAAACGggttacagatttttaaataatgtacatcctgaacacaaatatgaatgcatatgTACACCCACACAGGGattcactgacagacagacagcacaataTTGAATCATTAAATCTTGCTGCCGATTCAGTCCGCTTTGACGGCTTCACTTTGACTTCTTTGCCAGAAGCCGTGACGCAATTGGTTCTCACCTTCAGGCGGGCTGAAGAAGTTGAAGAAGGAGTCGTTGGGGACCGTTTTGGTGACGGTCCTGACCGTACCCCGccccttgtgtttctgcttctTCTTGATGGTTTTCAACGTGACGTTCTTTCCCTTCGTCCAGTCAATCTGACacctgggggaggagagaggagcagctgtAGAATTGGGGCAGTCTAAGCTGTCAAAATGTTACCTTACATCtatcaaaaaaaataaaacacaaatgtgtctGATTGGTTGGATGATGCTTCTGCCATTTTGTCCAGCTTATCAAAAAGAGCATGTATGTTACTGTATGCCTTTCTCTACCCAGGACCTTGTTCTCTTATATGCATGCGCTATGTAGCTTCCCATGATGGCCCTGGTATGTATTtggctctggacaagagcatttGCCCACTAAACAGTACTATGATGAAGTAATTGCTGAGAATTGGCACATCCCTGAACTCAAAGACTTTGACCAGGCAAAGACCATATTCCCTTGTAGACAGGTGGCTGCCCATTCACACAGTACACATCACGAGTGAAGTGGATCAGCTCACTAGTTTGGAGAGGACACGAGTATACAGTTCAGTACCTACCCTGTGCAGCCCATGATCTCTGGCCCGTCGAAGGAGAAGGGGTCACTCTCGTCCGGCTCTGACCTCATCTTGTAGGTTTTTGTCAGCACTTGATTTGTGAAGAAGTCGTTGGGTTCGAAGTACAATTCTAATGTGAAACTCTACAGAGGGAAAAGAAACGAGCAGGTGTCAGGGGGAGGGAATCTGAAGCAGCACGGCCTGATCAAAGCACCGGCCGTTTAGCCTGACAAGATGAACATACAGCTGAGctaagggagagaaagaagcacTCCTCCAAGCTTACCATTGGCTGGCCTGGATCTGAAAATTTAACTTTGATGTCTTGTAAGTGCTTGAGAATAGGTTCATCGTGTTCCTGGAAGAAACAAAATTtcatattatataaaatatttcatgttccGCGGTGCAGTTCTTGAGTGTTGCAGGGCTCTGTTGGTGTCACAAACCAATCAATTTCCTGCTAAATTTAAACCCCCTATTCGAGTTGTACCACTTGTGACGAGCCAGTAACTGACTCCACAAACTTCGGAGCCAGATGTCCAAACAGGCTTGCAgcaccagtaggtggcagcaatAAGCTTCTTTCATAATGATTTTTCTTGTGGACACTTGCGCTGTGTGGCTTGCATCGGTGTACCTGTAACATGTCGCTGAGGAGGTCGACGTTCTTGAACACGGTCAGCCAGAACTCGGGGATTCCTTTGGGGTCTTCCTTCTCCTcgtccttcttctcctcctccaacTTGGCCTTCTCTTTCATCTCCTCCTAAAAACAGGCAGggacaaaaaaatcagttactGATGTCATCTTGTGTGGCTTCATGCAACCTCACCAACTCAATCATGTTTAACTGAATTCGGAATGACATTAACAATTAAAACTAGTAGCAAGGAACCTACAAGACTGACCTCTCAAAGGTCTCTCAATTTTAATTTGCAATTCTGCAGGACAgcttaaatttcatttttgcatgacCCAAAAGTCTGACAGTAAAATCTAATCCTTACTCAAAAATTAAGACACCAGTACTGCTTAAAATAACAGACTACCCTAATGAAAAGCCATATTACTGACATTCTGATGTTGGAAACCCCAGCCCACCAGGATAAAAAGCATGCAGGTATGGGAGTCACCTGTACCTGCTTACTTACTGtcagctcttcctcctcatccgCCTTCCACTCACACTCCTCGTCGGTAGGCTCGTACACAGCTTTGATGATTTCACTCCGCTAGGGTGGAGAACGAAGGAGGTAAGGCCACCGTAATAAACCCTACTGACCAAGCAAACACGTAACCATTTCAAATACCTCGAAGCAGGTCACAAAAGGGGCAACAAGGTATTGTCTGCTTCAGAAAGTGAAATATGATCTGTGTTTATCAGTAAGAGCTtattgccagttttttttttgcacaacatATACAAGTACTAGTGGGACAAGACAGGCTACAGAGACATTGTAGCAATCTGTCACCATAATGCGGACTGCCAAGCTGAGAGGGATGCCTTCTTATCTAACAAGTGCAAAAACTAAACTGGACAAATGATAAATGCAATGAGGCGCATTATTTCCCTAAGACAGAGCAGTCTGGCTGGTATCTGCTTCCGCGCCCAGCTGACCGCTTGGCTCTCAGGATTTCTGTGGTGGTTCTGGATTCCTGGAATTCGCTCAAGGCTATTGTTAGGGATGTTTTTGTACAATCTTCCCCAAGCTCCCCAAGACCAAACAGGAGCTAATGACGAGACCACTGTCggtgcccaaaaaaaaaaaaaaaaaaaaaaacaactggaaaGCAGGCAGACATAATAGAGTCAGAAGGTCACCAGCTTGTCTTTCAACTCGTCCCACAGAGCGAGGCAGACGCACATTTTGTGagactgaaaattaaaaacccGAAAGGTCAGAGCTGAAAACGCCACAGGGGAGCGGAGAGTACACCGACATTTCAAGATGCAGTTTTTAAGTTACACTGAAGTCTCAGGTGTCCTCACCTTATCGAAGAGGGGCTGATAAAGAGCAGCGTACTTTCTCTCCAGCTCGTGGACTTCTTCATAAAACTTGGCTTCGATGTGGGCACACTTCACTTGGAGGTTCTTGAGAGCGTTGACACGTCTCTTGACTACCTTGGGTAAACTGGAGAGACAGACAATCACAACAATATGACCAAATTCCCCATACGCTGCAGCACAgatataaaaaaatgcaaaacgaTTCTGTTAATCTGCACTAGAGGGATTCTGTTaatctacagtaccagtcaaaagtctggacacacctgattaagataatgaaGTTGAGGTCTATATACGAatatctttccaaaaaatgttttttgaaaaatatttttggctgctttcaagaatctaaaatataaggcTTGATTCGTTTACCACTTTTTTGGTccattccatttgtgtcatttcatagttttgatgtctacTCTTATTGTACAActtggaaaatagtaaaaataaatactcttctatgagtaggtgtgcccaaacttttgactggtactgtacattggGGCATATTTTTCCTGTAAGACTTAACATACAGCAGCGTCCAAGTGTTCAATCTCATTCTTAAAATCTGCTCTTCTAATCTGAGAATGCAATTTTCCCAATTGTTGTCAATTTGAGCACTTTTTGATCATGATTGACTGGTACTTCCGTACCTGCTAGAACCCCTACAAACAGCCCTGCCCTCCCTTCGTATCTGATGTGTCTCCACTACGTTCAGTCTATCAAAGGGGCAAAGGGTTGGGGAACAAACATCTTATGTCACTTAAAAAGTAtttacacaaaagaaaaaaatccaactgttttaataataatgttcaaTCAAGGAATATCCTCATTTTCtaacttttccaaaaaaaaaaaacaaaaaaattttttttaccAGGACACTATAGCACAACTtaatttacaatgcaaatgcatttctcaTCATACTTTGGATAAGCGaacattctgcatttcattgaaaaaatattcctggaaaaattaaaaatcaaagctGAACTAACAACTGAGCATGTAAGCAAGCACAAATGTAAGATTCTCCAGAGGCCTGACCATAAAAGTATGTCTAGCCCTGCACTTTacaactgggaaaaaaacaaaaaaaaaaaaaaacaaacatcaggCACTGTTCTCTGAAAGATCTGACATTTATGCTACATATAAATGGCCATTAGGGCCACGGATCGATGCCTGCAGTCTGAAAGTCATCCTCAGCACTGCTGAAAAACAGGGTAAAAATCAACcggcacaccacacacacagacacatcaggCAGATAAACGCTGTGTGGCCAGTcacacactttccctgggtttcctCGTTTTTTTTGGAGCCCTTTAAGGGGACAGTGGTGGCGCTGGCTGACGTGGCAGCTGACAAAGGCCCTTTGATGAGAGGATGTTGTGACACCCCGAGCAGCTGCTGTCTTGGCGCTGTCACTGTGAGCTGGGTACAGAGGGACACAGGGCGAGGGGAAGGGAAGCGGCCGGCTGCTGCGGCCCCAGTTCCTGAGGCAAGCCCGATCCCGGACCTCCGGGACTCCATCAGCCATCTTCCTCAGAACCTCGTTTTAGGGTCCCACACCATTAGCAGGCCTCACCTACCACACCTACTCACCCCGTGCTACTGAATGACATACTGAGGGGGTGTCAGCACCCAGACGAAAGTTCGGCAGACACAACTGGTATTCCAGAACGGGGCTATTTATGCATCACCTCCACCCACACCGCTCCTTTTTTAAGTGGTACATTTGTTCAATCCTGAGTGTTCTGTTAATGAAGCGCCACCAATATTTGCTTTACTGCTaaactcccccaccccctgaaatcgaaccccccccacccctcctgctgCCAGCATGACCCTGAGCAGGACATGGATGGGAAGACGACCACTCTTCAGTCCCATTGTGATCGGTCAGGCAGGTGAGACTGCAC carries:
- the nap1l1 gene encoding nucleosome assembly protein 1-like 1 isoform X1, producing MADIDNKDQTELDPADMEDVEEVEEEETGEDVNSKARQLTVQMMQNPQILAALQERLDGLVGSPSGYMESLPKVVKRRVNALKNLQVKCAHIEAKFYEEVHELERKYAALYQPLFDKRSEIIKAVYEPTDEECEWKADEEEELTVSKQEEMKEKAKLEEEKKDEEKEDPKGIPEFWLTVFKNVDLLSDMLQEHDEPILKHLQDIKVKFSDPGQPMSFTLELYFEPNDFFTNQVLTKTYKMRSEPDESDPFSFDGPEIMGCTGCQIDWTKGKNVTLKTIKKKQKHKGRGTVRTVTKTVPNDSFFNFFSPPEVPESGELDEDSEAVLAADFEIGHFLRERIVPRAVLYFTGEAIEDDDDDYDEEGEEADDEEGEEEADEENDPDYEPKKDANPPAECKQQ
- the nap1l1 gene encoding nucleosome assembly protein 1-like 1 isoform X3 gives rise to the protein MADIDNKDQTELDPADMEDVEEVEEEETGEDVNSKARQLTVQMMQNPQILAALQERLDGLVGSPSGYMESLPKVVKRRVNALKNLQVKCAHIEAKFYEEVHELERKYAALYQPLFDKRSEIIKAVYEPTDEECEWKADEEEELTVSKQEEMKEKAKLEEEKKDEEKEDPKGIPEFWLTVFKNVDLLSDMLQEHDEPILKHLQDIKVKFSDPGQPMSFTLELYFEPNDFFTNQVLTKTYKMRSEPDESDPFSFDGPEIMGCTGCQIDWTKGKNVTLKTIKKKQKHKGRGTVRTVTKTVPNDSFFNFFSPPEVPESGELDEDSEAVLAADFEIGHFLRERIVPRAVLYFTGEAIEDDDDDYDEEGEEADDEEGEEEADEENDPDYEPKV
- the nap1l1 gene encoding nucleosome assembly protein 1-like 1 isoform X2, with product MADIDNKDQTELDPADMEDVEEVEEEETGEDVNSKARQLTVQMMQNPQILAALQERLDGLVGSPSGYMESLPKVVKRRVNALKNLQVKCAHIEAKFYEEVHELERKYAALYQPLFDKRSEIIKAVYEPTDEECEWKADEEEELTEEMKEKAKLEEEKKDEEKEDPKGIPEFWLTVFKNVDLLSDMLQEHDEPILKHLQDIKVKFSDPGQPMSFTLELYFEPNDFFTNQVLTKTYKMRSEPDESDPFSFDGPEIMGCTGCQIDWTKGKNVTLKTIKKKQKHKGRGTVRTVTKTVPNDSFFNFFSPPEVPESGELDEDSEAVLAADFEIGHFLRERIVPRAVLYFTGEAIEDDDDDYDEEGEEADDEEGEEEADEENDPDYEPKKDANPPAECKQQ